The genomic DNA AGGAATTGAAACATCCTGCGATGAAACAGCTGCCGCCATAATCGAGGCTAAGGGGGATAAGATTAGGGTATTATCTAATTTAATTTCCTCTCAGGTTGATATCCATCGCCGGTTTGGAGGAATAGTCCCGGAAGTGGCTGCCCGGGAGCATCTTAAGAATATTTTACCCATAATCGACCAGGCCCGAGGAGACATTAGTTGGTCAGAAATAGATTATCTGGCCGTAACTAGTGGTCCCGGGCTGATTACTTCCCTAATAGTGGGGGTAGAAACAGCCAAGACCTTGTCCTACAGCCAACAAATCCCCCTGATCGCCGTTAATCACCTGGAGGCCCATTTGTTGGCCAATTTTCTTAATCATCAGATCAAACTACCAGCTTTAGGCCTTATTGTTTCTGGTGGACATACCCAACTAATCCTGATCAGGAAAATTGGTGATTACCAGATTATTGGCCAAACTTTAGATGACGCCGCCGGGGAATGTTTCGATAAAGTGGCCAAATTACTAAATGTTGGTTATCCGGGAGGGCCGATTATCGAGAAGCTGGCCAAAAATGGTAAACCGACGGCCGTCAATTTTCCCCGACCATTAATCGATAAAGCAAATTATAATTTTAGTTTTTCTGGATTAAAAACTTCTGTTTTATATTTTAGCCAACAGTCCGGCTTTAAAAAATATAAAACCGCTGATATTTGCGCCAGCTTTCAACAAGCGGTTGTAGATGTATTGGTTAGTAAAACTGTCCGGGCCGCTAAAACCTACAAAGTAAAAACGGTAATGTTGGCCGGTGGAGTTGCTGCTAATAAAAAAATAAGGAATGGATTAAAAAATATGATTAATCGGGAATTAAAACAAGTTAAATTTTTTGTTCCGGAATTCCGCCTCTGCACTGATAATGCCTTAATGATAGCCGTCGTCGGGTATTTCAGGGCTCAGCAAAAAATAATTACTCCTTATAACAAGCTTAAAGCCGACCCTAATTGGCAACTTGACTGATTGAGCGGAAAAAACCTACTATTAAAGGGTTATCTATTGTTAAGGCGTCAGAATCAGAATAAGTGTCACTCTGAGAGCCGAGGTTCCTAAAGAGAGTCAATTCTTCGTTAAGGCCTTCGGGTTCGCCCGTAATCGCGTTAAATTAAGTGTCCCGTCGAGCCTGCCTATCGCCTGCCTGTCGGCAGACAGGGCAGACAGGCTCAACTCAATAGGGAAATTAAGTTGGTACCACCCAAGAGGGTCCTTAAAATCATAAGGGCTTTTTAATATAGAAAAGAGCTTCCCATCCTAAGGCAGGAAGCTCACTGAAGTAGCTTTCGGCGTCTAGTTACCGGCACGCACTTCACAGGTGTCTCTGCTCCGTACCTGGGTCATGAAATTCTTCAATGCTTCGAAGCATCTGGGACATTGCAGAGCATGTCCGATCAGGCGCCGGAAA from Pseudomonadota bacterium includes the following:
- the tsaD gene encoding tRNA (adenosine(37)-N6)-threonylcarbamoyltransferase complex transferase subunit TsaD; protein product: MKILGIETSCDETAAAIIEAKGDKIRVLSNLISSQVDIHRRFGGIVPEVAAREHLKNILPIIDQARGDISWSEIDYLAVTSGPGLITSLIVGVETAKTLSYSQQIPLIAVNHLEAHLLANFLNHQIKLPALGLIVSGGHTQLILIRKIGDYQIIGQTLDDAAGECFDKVAKLLNVGYPGGPIIEKLAKNGKPTAVNFPRPLIDKANYNFSFSGLKTSVLYFSQQSGFKKYKTADICASFQQAVVDVLVSKTVRAAKTYKVKTVMLAGGVAANKKIRNGLKNMINRELKQVKFFVPEFRLCTDNALMIAVVGYFRAQQKIITPYNKLKADPNWQLD